The DNA sequence GTACGTCTTCGACTCGACGCTCGAAGACGCCGCCATCAACGACAAGATCGCCAAGCACCACGCGCTGCTCAGCGCCGAGGGCGAGATTGCGCTCAACCACTGGGGCCGTCGCCAGCTCGCCTACAAGATCGGCAAGCGGGAGACGGGGTATTACGTCGTCGCCCGCTTCAAGGCGGACGGCAAGGTGCTCCCCGAGTTCGAGCGCT is a window from the Gemmatimonadaceae bacterium genome containing:
- the rpsF gene encoding 30S ribosomal protein S6, giving the protein MTREYEAVYVFDSTLEDAAINDKIAKHHALLSAEGEIALNHWGRRQLAYKIGKRETGYYVVARFKADGKVLPEFERSLKLDDAVVRYLISIHEHELGAPPMTEEQLAAKRARDDDDEDDE